In Acinetobacter sp. C32I, one genomic interval encodes:
- a CDS encoding DMT family transporter yields METLSRGWMNGLIGVIIFAGSLPATRVAVMDFSPTFLTAARAAIAGLLGLALILLSRQQLPERKDWLPLFYVAIGVVVGFPLFTALALQYVSAAHTIVFVGLLPLATAIFGVLRGGERPNLVFWLFAILGASLVFGYMLIQTGSWAFNYGDIFMLLAIILCGFGYAEGGKLSKHLGGWQVICWALIITLPMMLLISFLYMPASFAQISISAKLGLAYVSLFSMLIGFFFWYKGLAQGGIATVGQLQLLQPIFGLVIAAVLLHEQVSAAMFAVTVAVIACVACAKKFA; encoded by the coding sequence ATGGAAACTTTAAGTCGTGGTTGGATGAATGGGCTAATCGGGGTGATTATTTTTGCAGGCTCATTACCAGCAACACGTGTTGCGGTTATGGATTTCAGTCCTACTTTTTTAACAGCTGCTCGTGCTGCAATTGCAGGGCTTCTTGGTTTGGCCTTGATTTTGTTATCTCGTCAGCAATTGCCAGAGCGTAAAGATTGGCTGCCATTATTTTACGTTGCGATTGGGGTAGTGGTTGGTTTTCCACTGTTTACGGCATTAGCACTGCAATATGTCAGTGCTGCACATACCATTGTTTTTGTGGGTTTATTACCTTTGGCAACCGCCATTTTTGGCGTGTTAAGAGGTGGGGAAAGACCGAATTTGGTATTTTGGTTATTTGCGATCTTAGGTGCTTCTCTGGTTTTTGGTTATATGCTCATTCAGACAGGAAGCTGGGCATTTAACTATGGGGATATTTTCATGTTGTTGGCAATCATACTCTGTGGCTTTGGTTATGCCGAGGGAGGGAAGCTATCGAAGCATCTGGGTGGCTGGCAAGTGATTTGCTGGGCATTGATTATCACTTTACCCATGATGTTGCTCATTTCTTTTTTGTATATGCCAGCGAGCTTTGCACAGATATCAATCTCGGCCAAACTGGGCCTAGCATATGTCTCATTATTCAGTATGTTGATTGGTTTTTTCTTTTGGTATAAAGGCTTGGCACAAGGGGGGATTGCGACAGTCGGTCAGTTACAGTTGTTGCAACCGATCTTTGGTTTGGTCATTGCGGCGGTTTTGTTGCATGAACAAGTCAGTGCAGCAATGTTCGCGGTGACGGTTGCAGTGATTGCCTGTGTTGCTTGTGCCAAAAAATTTGCTTAG
- a CDS encoding TusE/DsrC/DsvC family sulfur relay protein, protein MQLELDQDGHLVDYSIWDQEVAQELAKSLDLQLTDWHFEILYAVRQFYQQFGHSPATRPLIKFLMKTISPEIDNAVLQQKFNTGLVARHLSRLAGVPKPANCL, encoded by the coding sequence ATGCAGTTAGAATTAGACCAAGACGGCCATTTGGTAGATTACAGCATCTGGGATCAGGAAGTTGCCCAAGAATTGGCAAAATCCTTAGATTTACAATTAACCGACTGGCACTTTGAAATTCTTTATGCGGTAAGGCAGTTTTATCAGCAATTTGGTCATTCACCCGCAACACGTCCATTGATCAAATTTTTAATGAAAACAATCAGTCCAGAAATTGATAATGCTGTGCTGCAGCAGAAATTTAATACTGGTTTGGTTGCCCGCCATTTAAGCCGCTTAGCGGGCGTTCCGAAGCCTGCAAATTGCTTATAA